A genomic window from Plasmodium vivax scf_4441 genomic scaffold, whole genome shotgun sequence includes:
- a CDS encoding variable surface protein Vir12, truncated, putative (encoded by transcript PVX_158260A; 5' and 3' truncation due to end of small contig.): DTLTRAEWDRLSKDSHLNKNYEEFEKNVSDSSKILNVCDSLKITNTKITKELCNKVAANLQYVYDIKEEDKKKNTCRLYKYWTYDQMWKFLGDNKDPNHVKSVITDFLNVRDGVSKKNSNYSCQYYFHNKNFQDLKENLEKKILYDYFKDFQSIKSNVHSKAKYDLYNKYITYIKSLYDEYGEDCTDPIDFMEYNCDEYFEQDSKAYDPNDLLTTLKKYKGQTLDSNRGPSADDMPPELKAFLAMRSTGGRTENLPKGPELQPPKGAGAKDQGSKGPAEPARPDESV, from the coding sequence GATCGTCTTTCAAAGGATTcccatttaaataaaaattatgaagaatttgaaaaaaatgtaagcgATAGTAGTAAAATCCTTAATGTCTGCGATTCATTAAAGATCACTAATACTAAGATTACGAAAGAACTTTGTAATAAAGTAGCCGCAAATTTACAATATGTATATGACATAAAGGaagaggacaaaaaaaaaaatacttgtCGACTATACAAATACTGGACATATGATCAAATGTGGAAATTTCTTGGAGATAATAAGGATCCTAATCATGTAAAAAGTGTTATAACAGATTTTTTGAATGTGCGGGATGGCGTTAGTAAAAAGAATAGTAATTATAGTTGtcaatattattttcataacaAGAATTTCCAAGATTTGAAAGAAaacttagaaaaaaaaattttgtatgaCTATTTTAAAGACTTTCAGTCTATTAAGAGTAATGTCCATTCAAAGGCTAAATACGAcctatataataaatatattacttatattAAAAGCTTATATGATGAATATGGAGAAGATTGCACTGATCCTATTGATTTCATGGAGTATAATTGTGATGAATATTTTGAACAAGACAGCAAGGCCTATGATCCAAATGATCTTCTAAcaacgttaaaaaaatataaaggacAAACATTAGATAGTAATAGAGGACCATCAGCTGATGATATGCCCCCGGAACTTAAGGCATTTTTGGCGATGCGTAGTACTGGTGGAAGAACTGAAAATTTGCCAAAGGGTCCTGAACTCCAACCTCCAAAAGGTGCAGGTGCCAAAGATCAAGGATCTAAGGGTCCGGCAGAACCTGCACGTCCTGATGAATCCGTAA